The following nucleotide sequence is from Bactrocera oleae isolate idBacOlea1 chromosome 2, idBacOlea1, whole genome shotgun sequence.
CGCTGCACCGCCTTCTCATATTGGTCGGCATGAAAAAGTAGACAGCCTTCATCGTTGAGTGTTTCCGCATTGCCGGCGGCACGTTGATTTAATACACTCTGCGCACCCGCAAAGTCCTCACTGGAGTAGAGTATGGCGCTCTGTAGTTGTAGGCAGGACTCTCGTAGTCCTTCGTGTTCACTGATTTGCTTTAAGGCGCGCAATGCATCCCCGAAAATACCTGCCTGGTAGAGCGATTGTGCATAGTAAAATCTAAAATTGATTGTGGAAGTTCATTAGTTTATCCTGGTGCAATTGTAGTACTATTGCACTTACTTATATTTCGCTTCCTTCGGCACCAGCGTGCATAATTGTTCATAGCAAGTCGCGGCCTCTTCGTATTTTTGCGCGTGATAGTAGCAGTAGCCCAGTGTGGAAAGACCCGCTCTGGTGTTGGCCGCCTCACCAAAACTCACCATGCACTCAATCACATCATCGTAGCGCTTGTCTTTTATCTACAGCTCGAAATAtcacagaaaatatttttttgaggcTTTTAACCGACAcaatcataataatttttaccaaATTGTAAATGGTCCGAGTTATATGGCCTTCTCTTAAGATTATGCCTTGATGCAGCATTATTAACACAATCTATTTTTTCTaatggtatatattataatattaatggtAATGATtggttttaaaaaaagaaaattttatttcgaatgcAACTTTTCCAAACTCTCTGTaaccttaaaaaatatataaaactatacCGGCCACTCAGGTTGTTTGTTAACTCCTGTTTGGTTTCCTTGGTAACTGGCCACATTTATGTGACACCAAGTGTCCATAACAAAGCTCCTTGCTTACAATAcgaagcatatatgtatgtatactatagctcaactaacggttgttcgAAATGGTATAATCAAACTAAGTTACATTGAAAATCAACTATTATATCGTACAACTATCGTGAGGCTTTTCAGATCCTTGCATAAATACTAGTTCTTAAACATCCAAATCTTTTTGTAGTCTCAAATAATTTATGGTCGTATTAAACTTTAGTTttcttctttattatatttttaatataataatagctAATGGAATTGGATGATTACGGAGTATAAGTTCGTATTTATGTTTCTTGCATCATGGTGAACCCTAGCTATAAGGATTTTAGACTAGAATCtctgtattattatataatattaatggtAGTTGCACAGGTCGTACCCCACAGTTGAATACCATACAACCAAATCGGCTTTATTATCGCGTTGAGTAAACAAACTTTGTTGTCAAGACtaagtttagaatttttatttaaaatctagtttaaatttggttttcatattttcatgCTAGTTATTTTGTTGGAGATATGTTTTCTGCACGTGAGCCTTCTGTTTTCTGCACATTAATTCGCTTGATGCTCTGATGAGACATTGATTACGGGATACTAGGGCTGTGTCATCGGCAAAAGTCCTTATTACGAGTTGAAATGTCTGCTGATATATTGAGTTGGGCTTAGCACATTCCCCTGAGGTAGCAACTTTAACAGTAAATTTCCTGTTTCGAAAGGAAATAatgtttcaatttatataaaaggCTTTCATGCCACACTTTATCGAATGCCTGAGCTCcatcaaggaatattgctgaACAATACTCTCTGTACTCGAATGCCTTTCTAATTTCGTAAGTAATTCTATTCACTTGCTATACAGTGCCATATTTGGCACGAAACCCGAATTGATGCGTTGGAATTGTGTTATTTTCATGGAGGAAAGCAGACATCtccattaaaatttttagagtaACTTTATCGTGTCCTGATAACTTTTTTGCATTCAtctcttttataatatttttaatttcaaaagttgAAGTCTTAATAGACAAGAGCGGCGTGTTAGCAGTGTCGGGCAAGGTTGGCagattaaagtaattttttggaTAATTAGGCTGAAATACCTTCTCTGGGTGGTTTGGAAACAAGTTGCTTTTTCCTCGTGACTTTGAAAACAATTACCAATCACGTCTCCTATGAGCATGTTGGAATCTACCGGTGGCTtaatttagttttgagctttccAAAGGGAGTTTTGCTTTGGGctcaatttctttatataatattcaattCTATATTATTTCGCGCACTTAAGCGCTTTTCTTAGTTTACGTACAGCATCCCTCATTGCAGCTGAGTAAAAGTAGATCGATTTGCTTGAGGCggcttgttgttttttttttttggtgttgctACTTTAATTATACTTTTATCATGAAATTCGCTTATTCTTAGCTCAATGTCTTTTCCCGAGCTTATTCAACGTCTGAACTTCAATGCCAATATTCCAAGACTTGTTTGAATGTGAAAAGGCCCTAGACTACAtcgatagtttttttttgatgttttgtaAAAGATTTCATCTTTGATATCCGTGAAAACGGATTCATTGAGATTAACTTCCGTCGGCTCAAaccattttattatgttatgaaTAAAACAACTATTGAAGAACATAGATCTCTGTTGAAAATCAAAAGGATTCACACCAACAACTcgtaaataaaacaacaatggGTTTTAGCATACAACGTTGatgttttattaaatgttaatttgtattttatgttttattattatttcaatatgaataaaaattaggTAGAAATCGTCTTACAAATTTACGCTAATAATTCAAGTGAAGGATCTACAAATAATCGCTTCCTTGTGagtatatttgtaagtatattTGCATGTAAATGTGTCCAACGAAAGAAGAAgagtgcatatacatatttatgtttataagtCACTTAGGAAAATATGTGGGGGACACGCACGCGTTGCCAAGACCCGGTCTATGTAGCTACTCACGAGGGGGGAGGAGACAGGTGGTGTTGGTTCGTGCGTTTAATGAAGAAAGGCGTGTAAaggcaaaattaattttaaattcactttTGTGTTTAATcacaatttatatatgtatgttaaaagtataaaaacaaatatatagttgacaaaacaaaacaaaaacaaatataataaatttaagctAACACATAAAATATGATTGCACAATAAGCAGatattacaattatatttaataacattCACTATTTACTTTACTCTGCTGTGGTTACatagtatatacttatacaagtcCACATGCATAGCGCAtgcatttacatttgcatatatatctaagtatgtatgcatgtttatatgaatttaactgttaaatttagatatttataaaCTTCATTTGCTATTCATTCATGTTTTATGTGTAGTACAAAGATTTGGTAGATTTGGTTTGGTAGCTTCTCGGCTTTTGATTCATGTTATTTTGGATACACGTCTTTTGCgatttttatatatggtatgtaagtatgtatgtagggaTGTCATGTTGTCGCAATAAACCACATTTtgcttacatacaaacacaatacacatatacgcatatatataagtgtgtatgtattgtatgttggCATTTAGCCAACTCGCAAATCTCTTACGGTTACTtaactatgtatgtaagtatgtctgtatgcatgtatgtatcgAATTGTGCGATTTGGTGCCGGTGTGTGATGACTGCGCGTGGTTGCATTGATTTACCAGAAACCAGAAGACTTGCCACCTGGTGGATTTCTGACACGAATGCACGAGCGATTACCAGATTTATCCAGCTCCTCTGTAAGGAGatagaaaaataaatgtaaacggAAAATAATACAGCTCTAAACACAAATCATTCACCATTTGAATTAACTAAGCCTGATTGCTTACCGCTAACGGAAAACGTTGATTCTTGCATGTTGCGTGTACCTTCGACGCGTCCCCGCCCAGATGGTGTACTGGCTACCGAACCCGCAGCACCCGGCATGGAGAGCAATGTGCGTGAGATGGGCTCCTGATAGGGTATTTCAATTTCCAAAGCGCCCAAATCCAATTTCTTCAAACCGTTATTCAATTGTTCTTCATGTTCCTCGCCATTGTGTTCTTCGTTGGCTGCAATCTTGCCCTCCAACACATCGTAGAGATATGGCGGACGTGTCGGTGTATTAACGAAGCGTCCATAACCTTCGGCTACGCGTACGCTGCCATCTTCGACGCAAATGCGTCCGCGTACCAATACCAATTCGGGCACACCATGACATACCATGCCTTCGAAAATGTTAAAATCGCATGCATGATGATGCGTCTCTTTGGAAATGGTGCGTGTAGCATTCGGATTCCAGATGACAATATCAGCATCAGAGCCCACGGCGATGCGTCCCTTTTGTGGATAGAGATTGAATATTTTGGCGGCATTGGTACTGGTGACGGCGACGAAGCGGCAGGGATCCAATAGGCCAGCATGCACACCTTTCTCCCAAACAACGGACATGCGATCCTCAACGCCGTTGACACCGTTCGGTATCTTGGTGAAATTGCCTTTGCCCAACTCCTTGTGTTCCTTGTTGAAGGTGCAATTGTCACTACCGGTAGTCTGCAGATCGTCGCTGTTGAGCACAAATTGAAAATctgctttaatattttaatataataaattttatttttggttatttaGTATTATTAATAAGCACACATAGGCGTTAAAAAAGAGGGAATAGCGTTGAGAGGCTTAGCCCTTACCTCGCGCACGCTATGAAAACATAGAGAAATGGCGGATTAATGTTGTCTGCGTTCGGCAGAGGAACTAACAATGGCTTAGTGATTTAATGTATGGTTTGATTATTAGCGCTGTTTATGAGACGTGGCATAATTCCTCgagaaattatcaaaaaacagGGTATACTACCATTAGAGTATGATATTAAAACAGCCGATCATccattgctttaaataattttcgaagCATTGTTAATCAAGAATTATAACCAATTTATTACTAACAAATTCTGAAGGACTAGTCCTTCTCATAAGAGtcttaaatgcatatgtatgtacatatataattagtCTTGCTATAAAAGTTACAAAGTTTACAAGAAATACAGCGAGGactaatttgcacaaaaaagtgcagtttatttttgttatattttatcttttattatctattcatacatacaggttggttgagaAGTTTTTgcactcgaaatgaaaaaatactgtttttggtacgaaatacatatatttttaaattcaatataatctcccttaacttcaagtcacttattccaatgatcctccaataattttatgtcatctctataatgactttccggaagctctgcaaactacccgtctacggctgtaacagcttcttcattcgacgaaaaacgctttccacgaagaaaATGGTTTCATtgttgaatacggtggatgctcaagcaattcgtactttcaTTCATTGTACACCGTTGTGAATAGGTGCATTGTGTtgataaaaaatgatttttttgtgctgcaaaaggctgcaataatattcagagttgattgttttacctttctgcagataatcaattaacaaaattccttttacatcccaaaaaactgatgccataaccttctttgctgatcattGTAACTTCAACTGATTTGGAACTTAGCAACCAGCtacagtccactgtaaacgttcttgtttcaatttaagattATGGTGGTAGATCCTAGtctctgcttaaaacgctctaAATTATGCtgcgaaatttgttttcgatccagttacAGATATTTCAAATGTAACTCTCCAtctaaaatatgaagtactcgttcgtttgagattcctatGACATttgcaatttcacgcttagtaaaacttggatcttcactaacaatcttatgaacttgctcaatgatttctggtgtggttgtggTTTTTAGTGGTCCTTCGCGTGAATCGTTTTCAAGCCtcgtttaaattcaccaaccCAAAGTTCAatggtgcgttttgaaggttcGGACTACTTATACACCTCTAGcatttgttcataaatttccttcgcttttaaacctttcaaaacaaaaaatctaatcactgcgcgatattcaattttttccatattaaaaaaatactctgacacgtcaacttcaaatggcttgtaaacaaagaattaattgacagaatgacttgtaactttgcatgtgttctcacgacagatgtaccaacttgagaaaaaaaaaatttggagctagtagtgctatttcttgctgagaccaaccaacctgtatgtataATAACCAGTTCAGTGTTTGCTTTCGCAAGTGAGTGGGGTAGCTAAAGAAACTCGAATTGTGGTGTTAGCTTTACATAAGTAGGTGTGGAAAAAGTGTGTTTGGAGTTGGTAacattgtcttggacaataatctataaattcgtgaagatatcttgtgaaataaaaatctttttctaTAGAATAAGAATTTGATTTTCGaccgttcagtttctatggtagTTTATGAGGTCCCTGCCGTTTCCTTCTGAGATTCAGAAACTTTGgggcaaaaataatatatacttttcagaatataaaaagtaatgGAACTAAACTATCGTCACATCTATTTATATCTTGGTTTTTTTTGGGGTTCGCAATTTTTTGCACTGAATAATgaatagaaattattttcatcGATGTTACCAAAATGAGAGATGTGACAACATACAGTTCAATATATGAACGAAACatatctaataaatatttatgaatgtgACTATAACCGTAAACCGTGAATGAGAAAAATTATCTACTCTGCGCCATGTACCCTTACATCCACatcgatatgtatgtatgttttgtgcTGGGATACTTACTACGCCAGCGACTTCATCAATTGCCTTGGCGTTTCGGCGGATTCGCGTATTGGTGGACTAGTTATGTAATACAAACGCTCCTGCTGACGCACGCCATTCATTGAGCGCCCAATTGAACTGGCCAAAGTTTCGCCGAACACAACGTAGCCGCTGCGACGGGCGCGACCAATAATTTCCGCCGACGATTTCGAAGTGATGCGAGTAACATAGAGCGGTGTCTTCATCTGATCCGTTATGCAACATTCAAATGCGATTTATTAACATTAATGTGTTAATATTAGCGGGTAGtaagcatgtgtgtatgtgcgtatgtgagTTGGTATGAGTGGGAGAAATAGTATGCGAAATagacaaaaacagaaaaaagaagacaaacaaacaaaataattagcaaaattacaacaaatagtAAATACACATACCAGAATAACGGTATTTGTGTAATTAAAGTTTATTAAGTAATGAGAAcattaaaaatgtgtttatgtgtacatataatatttatgtaagtatgcatgTGACTTTATCCATCGACATCGCAAATGGGTTAAATTATgtgtgtataccatatatgtatatatgtaatgcaATGCATGCAATGTAGAAATAAGTGGGTGCAATTGCGAGCAACACTAAAATTCCAATTAAATAATCCAATGCCAAATTATTTCCTCGAacgttagtacatatgtatattagccGAATGTTATGTGTGAAGCAAATAACCTGCTTCAGGTACACCCTTCGAGAACTTACTTCGCCAATAGGTTCATCATAAAGGCGGGCGTCGTTGGATCGGGTCGTAGCGGTGGACTGAGCACGTGACCCGCTGCATGTTGGAAACACTCGTGCCAGTAGTTGGTGCCGTCGGTGCCGAGTGCCGCAGCCAAGGTTTCGCCATAGATGACGGTATTCTTGTAGCGTCTGCGCGCACGCGCCACCTCAATGCCTGCCGATTTACTCATTACATGCACTACGTATAACGGACAATCGACCTTTTTTGGTGGCAATTCGTTGTACAGTATGTTTGGGGGTTGTGGTGATTGGAGTGGGGGGAGTAGCGTGGTAAGGTACCATTGATTCGGTGAGTTGGTGAGGTGTATTGGAAGGGCATCGAGTGGTATTTGAcggcatatatttatgtacatttattaATGTATACATGAGTATgtacaaaatgaaattaaaaaaggaaaattcaattcaaaaattaaaaaaattaaataattaaactttaatgtatataatttaataaaaatacgaatagaTATAACggtatatacgaggtgtgttcaaagaaaatagtgcattttgatttttcgctgGCTGTGTActttcgattatcgatattttgttttttttataatcagacacatatatttatcatgtgcttgcattaagAGGGTCATAGGGTAATAACAGACATCCGAAgttcaactcgtttcgtcatcctaatcacttatatatatataaccctatttcgattacttttaggtgatacaaacaagcgttaggtgaacaacactattatactctgtagcaacatgttacaagagtataaaaaacgttaacttcgggtgcaccgaagctacaataccccttgaaaataaagctattttataGAGTCCCTAACGTTTTcactggatgttacaaacttcgtggcaaacttaataaaccctattcagggtataaatattaaaatcagtATAGCTAAGAATGAAACGAGCTGTGAAACTTTGATAAGAACTCTTTCTTTCGTTCATGACGTCACGAACTAAAATGTTTTTCTGTCATATGAATTCCAAAAAAAGTAAAGGAATAAAGCTGTCCCAATCTTTGCACCCTAATTAGTGGGATCATGACGGAATTTGCGTATGCTACACAATTTCTTTAACGGTGATAAATTTTATTGCTGTGAAAAGTTTTCACTTTATACATtccacaataacaattacactTCAAAGACTATATTACTTTCGTTACTTGGTATAATATGAGACGATCTTTACTCATCGGCTGGCTATGTCCCTCGAGCCTATTTCTATCactaaaaaacttataaaatccGCTGCACACTCGGAAACTGGTTATCACTTGGGACCTATAATAAGCAGCAATGATATGATCTTCGACCCCAGAGACAATCAATTGATGAGAGGAATTTGTACTAAGGGAGTACCGCCTCAAACCATGTTATATAGCCAGTTAAATGTAATA
It contains:
- the CRMP gene encoding dihydropyrimidinase isoform X2 codes for the protein MATSPKPVKKVPIHLQSSQNRVYIKNGHIVNHDKSFKADIYIEDGIIKFVGPASDIVVPGGVRIVDAANKLVLPGGIDPHTHMQLKFGGCVAVDDFYHGTKAAVAGGTTTIIDFVLPDKGESLVEAYDKWRAWADPKVCCDYALHVGITWWSKSVSEEMKIMCEELGVNSFKMFMAYKGLYQLNDSELLEAFERIRALNGVAQVHAENGDIIAKNVQKLLAAGVTGPEGHELSRQEEVEAEAVNRACILAHQMKTPLYVTRITSKSSAEIIGRARRSGYVVFGETLASSIGRSMNGVRQQERLYYITSPPIRESAETPRQLMKSLAYDDLQTTGSDNCTFNKEHKELGKGNFTKIPNGVNGVEDRMSVVWEKGVHAGLLDPCRFVAVTSTNAAKIFNLYPQKGRIAVGSDADIVIWNPNATRTISKETHHHACDFNIFEGMVCHGVPELVLVRGRICVEDGSVRVAEGYGRFVNTPTRPPYLYDVLEGKIAANEEHNGEEHEEQLNNGLKKLDLGALEIEIPYQEPISRTLLSMPGAAGSVASTPSGRGRVEGTRNMQESTFSVSGKQSGLVNSNEELDKSGNRSCIRVRNPPGGKSSGFW
- the CRMP gene encoding dihydropyrimidinase isoform X1, which gives rise to MATSPKPVKKVPIHLQSSQNRVYIKNGHIVNHDKSFKADIYIEDGIIKFVGPASDIVVPGGVRIVDAANKLVLPGGIDPHTHMQLKFGGCVAVDDFYHGTKAAVAGGTTTIIDFVLPDKGESLVEAYDKWRAWADPKVCCDYALHVGITWWSKSVSEEMKIMCEELGVNSFKMFMAYKGLYQLNDSELLEAFERIRALNGVAQVHAENGDIIAKNVQKLLAAGVTGPEGHELSRQEEVEAEAVNRACILAHQVDCPLYVVHVMSKSAGIEVARARRRYKNTVIYGETLAAALGTDGTNYWHECFQHAAGHVLSPPLRPDPTTPAFMMNLLANDDLQTTGSDNCTFNKEHKELGKGNFTKIPNGVNGVEDRMSVVWEKGVHAGLLDPCRFVAVTSTNAAKIFNLYPQKGRIAVGSDADIVIWNPNATRTISKETHHHACDFNIFEGMVCHGVPELVLVRGRICVEDGSVRVAEGYGRFVNTPTRPPYLYDVLEGKIAANEEHNGEEHEEQLNNGLKKLDLGALEIEIPYQEPISRTLLSMPGAAGSVASTPSGRGRVEGTRNMQESTFSVSGKQSGLVNSNEELDKSGNRSCIRVRNPPGGKSSGFW
- the CRMP gene encoding dihydropyrimidinase isoform X3; translated protein: MATSPKPVKKVPIHLQSSQNRVYIKNGHIVNHDKSFKADIYIEDGIIKFVGPASDIVVPGGVRIVDAANKLVLPGGIDPHTHMQLKFGGCVAVDDFYHGTKAAVAGGTTTIIDFVLPDKGESLVEAYDKWRAWADPKVCCDYALHVGITWWSKSVSEEMKIMCEELGVNSFKMFMAYKGLYQLNDSELLEAFERIRALNGVAQVHAENGDIIAKNVQKLLAAGVTGPEGHELSRQEEVEAEAVNRACILAHQVDCPLYVVHVMSKSAGIEVARARRRYKNTVIYGETLAAALGTDGTNYWHECFQHAAGHVLSPPLRPDPTTPAFMMNLLANDDLQTTGSDNCTFNKEHKELGKGNFTKIPNGVNGVEDRMSVVWEKGVHAGLLDPCRFVAVTSTNAAKIFNLYPQKGRIAVGSDADIVIWNPNATRTISKETHHHACDFNIFEGMVCHGVPELVLVRGRICVEDGSVRVAEGYGRFVNTPTRPPYLYDVLEGKIAANEEHNGEEHEEQLNNGLKKLDLGALEIEIPYQEPISRTLLSMPGAAGSVASTPSGRGRVEGTRNMQESTFSVSEELDKSGNRSCIRVRNPPGGKSSGFW
- the CRMP gene encoding dihydropyrimidinase isoform X4, with product MATSPKPVKKVPIHLQSSQNRVYIKNGHIVNHDKSFKADIYIEDGIIKFVGPASDIVVPGGVRIVDAANKLVLPGGIDPHTHMQLKFGGCVAVDDFYHGTKAAVAGGTTTIIDFVLPDKGESLVEAYDKWRAWADPKVCCDYALHVGITWWSKSVSEEMKIMCEELGVNSFKMFMAYKGLYQLNDSELLEAFERIRALNGVAQVHAENGDIIAKNVQKLLAAGVTGPEGHELSRQEEVEAEAVNRACILAHQMKTPLYVTRITSKSSAEIIGRARRSGYVVFGETLASSIGRSMNGVRQQERLYYITSPPIRESAETPRQLMKSLAYDDLQTTGSDNCTFNKEHKELGKGNFTKIPNGVNGVEDRMSVVWEKGVHAGLLDPCRFVAVTSTNAAKIFNLYPQKGRIAVGSDADIVIWNPNATRTISKETHHHACDFNIFEGMVCHGVPELVLVRGRICVEDGSVRVAEGYGRFVNTPTRPPYLYDVLEGKIAANEEHNGEEHEEQLNNGLKKLDLGALEIEIPYQEPISRTLLSMPGAAGSVASTPSGRGRVEGTRNMQESTFSVSEELDKSGNRSCIRVRNPPGGKSSGFW